The Candidatus Defluviibacterium haderslevense DNA window CACGATTTCATCAGTATTAACATTTAAATTTTTATTTTCTCTCGGGATACTTAAATAATCCCACATGTGTTTATACTCAAAATCATTGATGGAAAGTTTAATATTATCCCATGAAATCCATTTAAAATTAACAGGTTGGAAATAACTCTGATTCAATCCAAATTTTGGAATACCGTTTTGTTCTATTTCATGAGCAATGTAATCAGCTGCTCGATCATTACCTTTTGTTCCAAGTTCACGACCTTCACAAGAATCTGAAGCAAGATAATACACCATACGTTTCATTTCAGATGCTTGAATTATTTCAGCAAACTGGGTTGCTGAATCCTTGCTAATTTTTTTAGTACTATCGGGAATACTAACACTACTAATATACTTGTTCTGACCAAAAAGGCATAGATTCAAAAATAGACCACTCAGAAAGAGATAAACTTTCATTACAAATTTATTTTTTCAACACGACGTTGATGTCTACCCCCTTCAAATGAACTAGTTAAAAAGGCATGAATCATTTCAATGGCCATTTCTGGTGTTACAAATCTTGCCGGAATACTAATTACATTAGCATCATTATGTTGTCTTGATAATTGGGCCAATTCAACATTCCAACACAACGCACACCTAACACCTAAATGTTTATTTGCAACGATTGCTGCACCATTTCCACTTCCGCAAATAACCACACCAAACATGGATCTTTGGTCATCAATATCCTTACCAACGGGATGAATAAAATCTGGATAATCTACAGAATGAATATTATGACAACCATGATCTACAACATCATAACCGTGTTCACGTAAGTAGCTTACAATAATCGTTTTATATTCGTATCCTGCATGATCTGATCCAATGGATATACTTCCATTCAATTTTTTATGTGTCGAGTGCATTCATTAATTATTTACAGGTGTCGATTGAAATTTACTGAGTAATGTTTGCATCTCTTTTTCAAATTCCGGATCCTGTAATTCTTTAGATCTTTGTAGTATTTCCCGAACTGCAGATGCAGTATAGTTTTTATCTGAAGCAAAACTGGATGCTAAATCTTCAGGAGAAAGTGAATTATAAAAATTCATCATGTCTTCTGTCTCAATGGCCAAAATTTTAAGATGTTTTTTAGCTTCATCTTTTCTACCTGCTGCCATTAACGTTTGTATGAAAGGCATTACTCGAACATCATATTGAAAATTCATATTTGGAAAACTTTCAAAAAATTTAGCCGCGACATTTCCAGCTCTTTCTTTATCTCCTTGAGCTTCAAGTCCTGCACAAAGACGCATCATGGTCATTCTAAGACCTTGAATACTTGGTGCATAGGAATGATCTACAAAAAGCTCTTTTTTATCAAAATTTCCCCATCGATATTTATTCATTATAGCATCATATGATTTCTCTATATCCATTTTTCCTGAACCATAGATATACATATTTTTTTCACTTGCGGTTTTTGTAGGAACTATACGTAATGCAAGTCCTTCGACACTTACATAGTCATCTAAACCCATTAATTTTTCACCCTGACAGGTTACTGAAAAATATACAGGTCTATCGTTTATATTTGAATTAATAATATCCAATACCGCTATATCATCTTTCGTAATATAATTTCCGTTTAATACCACAGGTACACGACTAACAAAAGTAGTGTCATCAGGTTTTACCAATCCCATTTCAATAGCCCGATGTTGATTAAATTCAATGGAAACTTTCCTTGTTGGCATATAGGTTTCAAAATCACGTCCGGAACCTGCTGAAATTTTGTGGTCTTCACCTATAAATTTTAAAAATTGTGAGGCCGTCATATCAACGTCAGCATTATCCCCAGCAGGATTATAATAGAACACCTGATTTCTTAAAGAACCACGTAATTTATCTGATGGAATGGACATTTTAATTGCCGGGGATTCATTTATTTTTCTTCGTTGTGCATCTATGTACCAATCTACAGCAATTAAGCTCAAATTGATTACACGCACATCTCTTCTTATATTTTCTACTTCCTGGGCATACCAAACCGGATAGGTATCATTATCTCCATATGTGAAAATAATGGCATTAGGTTGACATGATTCTAAAATATTGATGGCATAATCCCGGGCTGCAGTAATCCCATTTCTGGAATGATCATCAAAATTTTGAAATCCCATAATTATTGGCGCAGAAAGTACTATTAATGTAGCGATGATTCCAGAAACAGAACTTGACAATTTCAATCTACTTTTAAACAGATCTACCAGAAACAAAACACCCATTCCGATCCAAATGCAAAAAGTAAACATGGATCCCGCTAAAATATAATCTCTTTCGCGGGGTTCATTCGGTGGCGAATTTGTGAAAAAACAAAGACCTAACCCGGTAATAAGCCACAGAAAGCCCAAGGCCATAAAATCTTGTTTGCTCTTTCTCAAATGAAAAATGGTACCTAATATTCCAAAAATTAATGGTAAGAAAAAGTACCTGTTTCTCGAATGGTCTGTTTTAATTACTCTAGGCAACTGATCCTGATTGTACAGCCGTTTACTATCGATACTGGAAATACCGGATAACCAATGACCATCCTTTTTATCCCAAGGATAGTAGCCTTGTTCTCCATTTTCTTTTCCTACAAAATTCCAGAAAAAATAGCGCCAATACATCCACCCAAATTGGTAAGTCATTAAAAACTTAAGATTGTACTCTTCAGTTGGAGTCCCTTCTTTTCGTCCAATTAAATAATCCATCCACATACGGTGTAATTGAACACGACCCTGATCATTGGATCCAATCCTTGGCAATAATATTTGGTCTTTTTTTGCAAATACATAATCGAACTTTCGATCCACTATTTTATACTCATTTCCAACTCTACCATATCGATCTGTAGATTTGGTATCAATGGGTTTAGCATCAAAATGTGGCCCTTTAAGTAAGGATCGATCTCCATATTGTTCCCTGTTTAAATAAGGCAATAATCGAACTACATCATCAGGTGCATTCATATTAATCGGTGGATTTGCCATAGCTCTAAGAATTACTACACCTACAGTGGAGTATGAGATGGCTAAAAGCATACACGTAAAAACCAATTTATGTGCAAGGTCTAAGCCTCTGTTTCGCGTATATTTAAATCCAAAATAAAATAATGCAAACAATGTGATAAGAGTAGGAATTAAGCCGGAATGGAATGGCAATCCCAAAGTATTAACACAAAACATTTCATACATACTCCACAATTGTGGAATACCTGAAATGACGATTCCCTGGAATAGAACTATACTTATTACTCCAATAAGTGCAGCAATACAAAAACCTAAGAAAGTGTGATTTTTATATTTCTTATGATAATAGAGCACGGCCATAGTAGGAAATGCCAATAAGCTTAACAAATGGACTCCAATAGACAGCCCAGCAGCATAAAATGAAAAAATCAACCAACTGTCATTGCTTGGTTTATCTGGTAGATAATGCCACTTAACCGCAGCCCAGAGTGTCAGACAAGTAAACATAGTGGACATTGAATAAACCTCACCTTCTACGGCTGAAAACCAGATGGAAGAACAAAATGCAGTTGCCAATCCCGCAACCAAACCAGCTCCTAATATAGAAATATCATGTGATGCAACTTCTTCATTATCCCTTCCGTAAATGGCTATTTTTCCAAAAATTATGGTAATCCAACAAACGAACATGGCTGCGAATGCAGAACAGATACCAGACATTAAATTAACTGCAAAGGCTATATTGGAAGGTTCTGAAGAAAAAACTGTTGCA harbors:
- the rpiB gene encoding ribose 5-phosphate isomerase B, yielding MHSTHKKLNGSISIGSDHAGYEYKTIIVSYLREHGYDVVDHGCHNIHSVDYPDFIHPVGKDIDDQRSMFGVVICGSGNGAAIVANKHLGVRCALCWNVELAQLSRQHNDANVISIPARFVTPEMAIEMIHAFLTSSFEGGRHQRRVEKINL
- a CDS encoding DUF2723 domain-containing protein — its product is MKNKVNVTGWLVFLITFIVYYFSVERTGSLWDCGEFVLGAYKLQVVHPPGAPLFLLVGRMFAWIATVFSSEPSNIAFAVNLMSGICSAFAAMFVCWITIIFGKIAIYGRDNEEVASHDISILGAGLVAGLATAFCSSIWFSAVEGEVYSMSTMFTCLTLWAAVKWHYLPDKPSNDSWLIFSFYAAGLSIGVHLLSLLAFPTMAVLYYHKKYKNHTFLGFCIAALIGVISIVLFQGIVISGIPQLWSMYEMFCVNTLGLPFHSGLIPTLITLFALFYFGFKYTRNRGLDLAHKLVFTCMLLAISYSTVGVVILRAMANPPINMNAPDDVVRLLPYLNREQYGDRSLLKGPHFDAKPIDTKSTDRYGRVGNEYKIVDRKFDYVFAKKDQILLPRIGSNDQGRVQLHRMWMDYLIGRKEGTPTEEYNLKFLMTYQFGWMYWRYFFWNFVGKENGEQGYYPWDKKDGHWLSGISSIDSKRLYNQDQLPRVIKTDHSRNRYFFLPLIFGILGTIFHLRKSKQDFMALGFLWLITGLGLCFFTNSPPNEPRERDYILAGSMFTFCIWIGMGVLFLVDLFKSRLKLSSSVSGIIATLIVLSAPIIMGFQNFDDHSRNGITAARDYAINILESCQPNAIIFTYGDNDTYPVWYAQEVENIRRDVRVINLSLIAVDWYIDAQRRKINESPAIKMSIPSDKLRGSLRNQVFYYNPAGDNADVDMTASQFLKFIGEDHKISAGSGRDFETYMPTRKVSIEFNQHRAIEMGLVKPDDTTFVSRVPVVLNGNYITKDDIAVLDIINSNINDRPVYFSVTCQGEKLMGLDDYVSVEGLALRIVPTKTASEKNMYIYGSGKMDIEKSYDAIMNKYRWGNFDKKELFVDHSYAPSIQGLRMTMMRLCAGLEAQGDKERAGNVAAKFFESFPNMNFQYDVRVMPFIQTLMAAGRKDEAKKHLKILAIETEDMMNFYNSLSPEDLASSFASDKNYTASAVREILQRSKELQDPEFEKEMQTLLSKFQSTPVNN